The Chryseobacterium sp. 52 genome includes a region encoding these proteins:
- a CDS encoding non-ribosomal peptide synthetase: MIAFIEKLKEQNIQISLEGGDLKVTYFGDDLSAGLIESIKAMKPQLIQYLMETDASKSKNIPIAPLQEAYQVSNAQRRMLVLSSNNKMNVAYNISYAYKLTGNLNREYLQLACDDLIQRHEVLRTIFFETEMGSFKQKILAPSDCRLKLVYEDFSGYPDKSKSISNYLKEKSLKEFDKQKPFIKFYLLKLEENSYVLNYITHHTVCDGWSMIILMRDLFSLYISRTKNIESTLPVLRIQYKDFAVWEDKKMNAISLSDARNYWLKQFSNEVPILDLPVDNPYPVVRSYKGGLVHKTIDLKLSDDFRENLNHDKSTLFMGFLALTNILIYKYTNQKDIVIGSPVSIRDQADLENQIGVYINTLPLRVILDVNKGFKTLLDQVKELTLEAYKYKDYPFEQLIEDLKIKTDANKNPLFNVMAVMQNNDIRNEGKLIQDSNEFKIETYKDKGAEYVTSKLDLAFFFTDNHEKGLVVGIEYNTDIYNSSTIERICRHLDTLLRSAIEHPDMSIKDLEILSAADRIELLESFNDTTVSYPQGDNIVSLFEKQAISTPDHVALVFEEEELTYKELDEKSNQLARYLLSRHSLGRGVLCGIMMDRSLDMIVSILAILKTGSGYVPIDVDYPQDRIDYMVEDSGCILVIDSALYADFTTIDESYENTGLEISISGNDLAYVIYTSGTTGHPKGVMVEHKGVVNLCFWHIETFDVGRDTKSTLYSNYSFDASVWELFPYLLKGASLYIVPSVLRLDLIALNNFYEDSGITHAFLPTALCESFIQIENHSLSYLFTGGDRLLTSNTSNHYKLVNNYGPTENSVVSTSFTLCQRLSQDMIPIGSPISNTQLYILDGDLRLVPKGAVGEICVSGSGLARGYLNRPELTAEKFISHPFKEGERLYRTGDLGRWLADGNIEFMGRNDDQVKIRGYRIELGEIAQVMNQHPLITNCLVHATEGSSENKDLILYYVSESSLSIRDLRSYLSERLPSYMIPGYYLPLDELPLTSNGKVDRKALPMPEGMGIDTGVEYVSPQTSTEKILVKIWSDVLSLDADNIGLYDNFFDLGGHSLKATAILAKARTAFKVNLNISELYNLPTIEGMAKEINRKQWLNSEVSKDDINIEIEL; encoded by the coding sequence ATGATAGCATTTATTGAAAAGCTTAAAGAACAGAATATTCAGATTTCTCTGGAAGGAGGGGATTTGAAGGTTACTTATTTTGGAGATGATTTATCGGCTGGGCTGATTGAATCGATAAAGGCCATGAAGCCGCAGTTAATCCAGTATCTTATGGAAACAGATGCCAGTAAAAGCAAGAACATCCCAATTGCGCCACTACAAGAAGCATATCAGGTGTCTAACGCGCAAAGGCGAATGTTAGTTCTTTCTTCAAACAATAAGATGAATGTTGCATACAATATATCCTATGCCTATAAACTGACGGGGAATTTAAATAGGGAATATCTTCAATTGGCCTGTGATGATTTGATCCAAAGACATGAAGTTTTAAGGACCATTTTTTTTGAAACAGAAATGGGCAGCTTTAAACAGAAAATCTTAGCGCCAAGTGATTGCAGGCTAAAACTGGTATATGAAGATTTCAGCGGCTATCCTGATAAATCAAAATCGATTTCTAATTATCTAAAAGAAAAATCTTTAAAGGAGTTTGATAAGCAAAAACCGTTCATAAAATTTTACTTGTTAAAACTGGAAGAAAACAGTTACGTATTAAATTATATTACCCATCATACAGTTTGCGACGGTTGGTCGATGATTATTTTAATGCGGGATCTTTTCTCTTTGTATATCAGCCGAACAAAAAACATCGAATCAACGCTTCCCGTTTTGAGAATTCAATATAAGGATTTTGCAGTTTGGGAAGATAAAAAAATGAATGCCATTTCATTGTCTGATGCAAGGAACTATTGGCTGAAGCAATTTTCTAATGAGGTTCCTATATTAGATCTGCCTGTAGATAATCCTTATCCTGTTGTAAGATCTTATAAAGGAGGTTTGGTTCATAAAACAATTGACTTAAAACTGAGTGATGATTTCCGAGAGAACCTTAACCATGACAAATCGACTTTATTTATGGGTTTTTTGGCGTTAACAAATATCCTGATTTATAAATATACTAATCAAAAAGATATTGTTATTGGTTCTCCTGTGTCGATAAGGGATCAAGCCGATTTGGAAAACCAGATCGGAGTTTACATCAATACGCTGCCCTTACGGGTCATTCTAGATGTTAACAAAGGCTTTAAAACGCTTCTTGATCAAGTAAAAGAACTTACACTTGAAGCCTATAAATATAAAGATTATCCTTTCGAACAATTGATAGAAGATCTGAAAATTAAAACCGATGCCAACAAAAATCCATTATTTAATGTAATGGCTGTAATGCAAAACAACGACATTAGAAACGAAGGCAAACTGATTCAGGATTCGAATGAGTTTAAGATCGAAACCTACAAGGATAAAGGGGCAGAATATGTAACAAGTAAATTGGATCTTGCCTTCTTTTTTACAGACAATCATGAAAAAGGCTTAGTTGTTGGTATTGAATACAACACGGATATCTATAACAGCTCTACGATTGAGCGTATATGCCGTCATCTGGACACTCTTTTAAGATCGGCCATCGAACATCCTGATATGAGTATAAAAGATCTTGAGATATTATCTGCTGCTGACCGAATAGAGCTTCTTGAAAGCTTCAATGATACTACTGTATCTTATCCTCAGGGAGATAATATTGTGAGTTTATTTGAAAAGCAGGCTATATCTACGCCAGATCATGTTGCCCTAGTGTTTGAAGAAGAAGAGTTAACCTATAAAGAGCTTGACGAGAAATCCAACCAGCTTGCGAGATATCTGCTCTCACGACATTCATTGGGTAGGGGAGTTCTTTGCGGTATCATGATGGATCGCTCTTTGGATATGATAGTTTCAATCTTGGCTATTCTTAAAACGGGTAGCGGTTATGTTCCGATTGATGTTGATTATCCTCAGGATCGTATTGATTATATGGTTGAAGACAGTGGCTGTATTTTAGTTATTGATTCAGCTTTGTATGCTGATTTTACAACGATCGATGAATCCTATGAGAATACTGGTTTAGAGATATCAATATCAGGGAACGATCTGGCGTATGTCATTTATACTTCCGGTACCACAGGTCATCCCAAAGGTGTTATGGTTGAACATAAAGGGGTTGTGAATCTGTGTTTCTGGCATATAGAAACCTTTGATGTTGGACGGGATACTAAATCGACCTTATATTCTAATTATAGCTTTGATGCTTCAGTATGGGAATTATTTCCCTATTTATTAAAAGGAGCGAGTCTGTATATTGTTCCGTCAGTACTACGTCTTGATTTAATAGCGCTCAATAATTTTTATGAAGATTCTGGTATTACGCATGCGTTTTTGCCTACAGCTTTATGTGAGTCTTTTATTCAGATAGAGAATCACTCCCTGTCTTATTTATTTACAGGAGGAGATCGTTTGTTAACTTCTAATACGAGTAACCATTATAAGTTGGTAAATAATTACGGACCAACTGAAAACAGTGTAGTTTCGACCAGTTTTACACTTTGTCAGAGACTTTCGCAAGACATGATCCCAATAGGGAGTCCGATATCTAATACACAATTATATATCCTTGATGGTGATTTAAGATTGGTTCCCAAGGGTGCAGTCGGTGAGATTTGTGTTAGTGGTTCCGGTTTAGCACGTGGCTACCTGAACCGTCCAGAGTTAACTGCAGAGAAATTCATTTCTCATCCTTTCAAAGAAGGCGAGCGTTTATACAGGACGGGTGATTTGGGCAGGTGGCTTGCTGATGGCAACATAGAGTTCATGGGCAGGAACGATGACCAGGTAAAGATCCGTGGTTATCGTATCGAGCTTGGAGAGATCGCGCAGGTTATGAACCAGCATCCCCTGATTACCAACTGTCTGGTTCACGCCACTGAAGGTTCCTCTGAGAATAAAGATTTGATTTTATATTATGTGAGTGAATCTTCGTTAAGCATTCGTGATCTACGATCTTATTTATCAGAGCGTTTACCTTCGTATATGATCCCGGGATATTATTTGCCGTTGGATGAACTTCCATTGACCTCAAACGGAAAGGTAGACAGAAAGGCACTACCCATGCCTGAAGGTATGGGCATTGATACAGGTGTGGAATATGTATCTCCACAAACTTCTACAGAGAAGATTCTGGTTAAGATCTGGAGTGATGTTCTGTCGCTAGATGCAGATAATATTGGTCTTTATGATAACTTCTTCGATTTAGGTGGTCATAGCCTAAAGGCAACTGCAATTTTAGCAAAAGCAAGAACTGCTTTTAAAGTTAATCTGAATATTTCTGAACTTTATAACCTGCCAACGATTGAAGGAATGGCTAAAGAAATCAACAGAAAACAATGGTTGAACAGTGAAGTTTCAAAAGATGATATTAATATAGAAATCGAATTATAG
- a CDS encoding phenylalanine-4-hydroxylase: MDKNSKTNSDFQEDSNWNQTQIACSQDYLSYKKEDFETWLTLYNMQNDIIYENSCVEYQSGLNFLRSDLNKIVDIKKLSIKLKDICGWSLLGVAGLLSNDLFFKLLNEKVFPITVHVRLPEEIEFSRLPDIFHDVFGHVPLLTNKSFSDFIQRYGEISIKYLDNEEALTYLGRLYWFTLETGLIKTENGFKPYGGAILSSYSEIFNLKSQQVQIHSFDIGKVMRTDYENLKLQKEYFVIDSFEELFNCISEIENELTQLLIKKPYKNERNN; the protein is encoded by the coding sequence ATGGATAAGAATAGTAAAACAAATTCTGATTTTCAGGAGGATTCTAATTGGAATCAAACTCAGATTGCTTGCTCTCAAGATTATTTAAGCTATAAAAAGGAAGATTTTGAAACATGGCTTACTTTATATAACATGCAAAATGACATCATTTATGAAAATTCTTGTGTAGAATACCAGTCTGGGCTCAATTTTCTAAGAAGTGATTTAAACAAGATTGTTGATATTAAAAAACTGAGTATCAAGCTTAAAGATATTTGTGGCTGGAGTTTATTAGGAGTTGCAGGTTTGCTTTCTAATGATTTGTTTTTCAAATTATTAAATGAAAAAGTATTTCCCATAACTGTTCATGTACGATTGCCTGAGGAAATAGAGTTCAGTAGGCTTCCGGATATATTTCACGATGTTTTCGGGCATGTGCCTTTACTTACAAACAAAAGTTTTAGTGACTTTATTCAGCGATATGGTGAAATTTCAATAAAATACTTAGACAATGAAGAGGCACTGACATATCTGGGGAGGCTGTACTGGTTTACTCTGGAGACAGGGCTTATAAAAACCGAAAACGGATTTAAACCTTATGGAGGTGCAATCCTATCATCATATTCAGAAATATTTAACCTGAAAAGCCAACAAGTCCAGATTCATTCTTTTGATATTGGCAAGGTTATGAGAACAGATTATGAAAACCTTAAACTGCAAAAAGAATATTTTGTGATAGATTCATTTGAAGAATTATTTAATTGTATCTCTGAAATAGAAAATGAATTGACCCAACTACTGATTAAAAAGCCATATAAGAATGAAAGAAATAATTGA
- a CDS encoding type I polyketide synthase: MNKYTGLEIAVIGMSIKCPGANNITDYWENLLEGKESIKRLTKEELLERGVSEENIESPNYINASGAMDDYESFDANFFNYLHNEAIHLDPQTRLFHEITWEALEDAGCNPDVYPGMIGMFIGVPLNAMWKVHSSLAKNDTGLSSYYIEILNSKDNLPMLISNKLNLQGPSFSLNTACSSSLVAIHQACRAILTGDCSVAVAGGITLDSNAKGGYYYEDGLIFSPDGHCRPFDTDANGTIFSEGAGAVVLKKLSEAIKDNDHIYGIIKGSAINNDGNRKLGYMSPSIDGQIECARKALIMSKVESDSISYIEAHGTGTKLGDPVELKALEQAYRLPSGKKCAIGSVKSNIGHLDVASGVAGMIKVLLSLDQKKIPASINFKKGNENIDFNKSPFYINDTLKNWKKTDENPLRAAISAFGIGGTNAHIILEEAQDKAVTDVVAAPLFVFSAKTKKSLESYIEKYIKYLSKENGPANLSDLAYSLAVGRKDFDYKLSVTCSDKNGLIASLNEAIAKDLISEPAKDEHSIVFMFSGQGSQYKAMGKEMYDNIPFFKLWIDKGLEVLESLSDEDLRQFIFPTTETEGFEDTKYVQPLLFVFEYAIAQYLMHLGITPKFMIGHSVGEYVAAALADVFSYEEGLMLMVERGKLMSALPKGAMLSVALSHEAAQDYLEDDLSIASINSPGQVVISGDLSKIEALSEVLESKGITNIKLRTSHAFHSAMMDPILEDFRLILKKINLKEPKMPYVSNLTGALVQAGEVTSEIYWLDHLRHAVQFSEGIRTLMNLNANVFLELGPGKTLTALLRQNTASAKGLLAVNMIATKDYDAGANFHFTEKIGQLWTNGLKINWPSYYAGKHHRKLPMPTYAFEKTKYQVVVGNFDSIKENGFQNAKPEKKDILDSFYIPSWKKTYLVKNEDTPLKGYSLFFSEECDFSEQLKDTFTERQSDLLIVKRGNAFLRISEKYYEINPNDPNDYKQLFADLENREIVPEYILYNWKSRENMTFSDKVSLDENVLGFYCIQNILKGLIATDRLKNSKIILLTEALYQVVNTEYISTEHAITSGLLKVISQEMPSVFACIVDIDLNEKKHWATLSESIYNEVKYNNTDKTVALRNSARWVQYIEDIQIKKRESTKLKEKGVYLITGGLGHMGYTIASHLLEHYNANLILIGRTALPVESEWTDALLENNSKAYRLNQLLKKSSNVAYFCADINNQSRFETCMAAAEAKFGPVNGVIHTAGILHSDYFMHCDKIDIAKALEQIAPKLHGTKTLYSYFKDRDLDFAWLSSSLSSFLGGMGIVSYCSGNIFMDTFVTQQAKESPNWISVNLDYLNFNDQKEKKSINKNELIEAFEASLELDGINQVIVAKGNIHERFKKYVLDKLEIESDSVEVEKSKVNRNSITSHYIEPSSDTEIRLLEIWSSFLNINNIGVVDDFFELGGDSLKGMGLLKLIMNEFGVKINLVELFDNPSIKTLAFKIDKELSAAQKGQKGEKNIII; this comes from the coding sequence ATGAATAAATATACTGGGTTGGAAATTGCCGTAATCGGAATGTCGATAAAATGCCCTGGGGCCAATAATATTACAGATTACTGGGAAAACCTGCTGGAGGGCAAAGAAAGTATAAAGCGTCTTACAAAAGAAGAGTTGCTGGAAAGGGGCGTTAGTGAAGAAAACATTGAAAGTCCCAATTACATCAATGCCTCTGGCGCTATGGATGATTATGAATCTTTCGATGCCAACTTTTTTAATTACCTGCATAACGAAGCCATACATCTCGATCCTCAAACCCGTCTGTTCCATGAAATTACCTGGGAAGCCTTAGAAGACGCGGGCTGCAATCCCGATGTTTATCCCGGAATGATAGGTATGTTTATAGGTGTCCCTTTAAATGCCATGTGGAAAGTGCATTCGTCCTTGGCAAAAAATGATACAGGATTAAGCTCTTATTATATTGAAATTTTGAACAGTAAAGATAATCTTCCTATGCTGATTTCGAATAAGCTAAATCTTCAGGGCCCTTCTTTTTCACTGAATACGGCTTGTTCTTCATCGTTGGTTGCCATTCACCAGGCCTGCCGGGCTATACTTACCGGGGACTGCAGTGTGGCAGTTGCTGGAGGCATTACTTTGGATTCGAATGCCAAAGGCGGATATTATTATGAAGACGGACTTATTTTTTCTCCTGACGGACATTGCAGGCCTTTTGATACAGATGCCAACGGAACAATCTTTTCCGAAGGAGCAGGAGCTGTAGTATTGAAAAAATTATCCGAAGCAATAAAAGACAACGATCATATTTATGGGATCATTAAAGGGTCGGCAATCAACAATGATGGAAACAGAAAACTCGGTTACATGTCCCCAAGCATTGACGGCCAGATAGAATGTGCCAGAAAAGCCTTAATCATGTCCAAGGTTGAAAGCGATTCCATTTCATATATTGAAGCACACGGAACTGGTACCAAGCTTGGCGATCCGGTAGAACTCAAAGCCCTGGAACAGGCATATAGGCTTCCTTCAGGAAAAAAGTGTGCCATCGGTTCGGTGAAGTCAAATATTGGGCACCTTGATGTGGCGTCAGGTGTGGCGGGAATGATCAAGGTTTTGCTTTCTTTAGACCAGAAGAAAATTCCTGCATCGATAAATTTCAAAAAAGGAAATGAGAATATTGATTTCAACAAATCTCCTTTTTATATCAATGACACGCTAAAAAACTGGAAGAAAACAGATGAAAATCCGTTAAGGGCAGCTATAAGTGCATTCGGGATCGGAGGGACTAATGCACACATCATCTTGGAAGAAGCGCAGGATAAAGCTGTTACTGATGTTGTTGCAGCCCCATTATTTGTCTTTTCGGCAAAAACAAAAAAATCTTTAGAAAGCTATATAGAGAAGTATATAAAATATTTATCCAAAGAAAATGGTCCGGCAAATCTTTCTGACCTGGCATACAGCCTGGCTGTTGGCAGGAAAGATTTTGACTATAAACTGTCGGTAACATGTTCTGATAAAAACGGGTTGATTGCGAGCCTGAATGAAGCCATAGCCAAAGATTTGATTTCCGAGCCTGCAAAAGACGAACATTCCATCGTTTTCATGTTCTCAGGACAGGGGTCGCAATACAAGGCAATGGGCAAGGAAATGTATGACAATATTCCTTTTTTTAAGCTTTGGATCGACAAAGGGCTTGAAGTCCTGGAATCGCTATCTGATGAAGATCTCAGACAATTTATCTTTCCGACGACGGAAACTGAAGGTTTTGAAGATACAAAATACGTACAGCCGCTGCTATTCGTTTTTGAATATGCCATTGCACAATATCTTATGCATTTGGGGATTACACCAAAATTCATGATTGGCCATAGCGTTGGAGAATATGTTGCAGCGGCATTAGCTGATGTTTTTTCTTATGAAGAAGGATTGATGCTTATGGTAGAACGTGGCAAATTGATGAGCGCACTGCCTAAAGGAGCGATGCTGAGTGTGGCACTGAGCCATGAGGCTGCTCAGGATTATTTAGAAGATGATCTTTCTATCGCTTCAATAAACAGCCCGGGTCAGGTAGTGATATCGGGCGATCTATCAAAAATTGAGGCATTATCTGAAGTGCTGGAAAGTAAAGGGATTACAAACATTAAGTTAAGGACTTCCCATGCTTTTCATTCCGCAATGATGGATCCAATCCTTGAAGATTTCAGACTGATCTTGAAAAAAATCAATCTGAAAGAACCCAAAATGCCTTATGTATCAAATTTAACGGGAGCTTTGGTTCAGGCCGGGGAAGTGACCTCGGAAATCTATTGGTTGGATCATTTGAGGCATGCTGTACAGTTTTCAGAAGGAATTCGTACGCTTATGAATCTGAATGCAAACGTGTTTTTAGAACTTGGGCCGGGGAAAACACTGACCGCTCTTTTAAGGCAAAATACAGCAAGTGCAAAAGGGCTTTTGGCTGTAAATATGATCGCCACAAAGGATTATGACGCTGGTGCCAATTTTCATTTTACCGAAAAAATCGGGCAGCTTTGGACAAATGGACTGAAGATAAATTGGCCATCATATTATGCAGGAAAACACCATCGAAAGCTTCCGATGCCGACTTATGCTTTTGAAAAAACAAAATACCAGGTAGTTGTAGGAAATTTTGATTCGATCAAAGAAAATGGCTTCCAGAATGCCAAGCCGGAGAAAAAGGATATTTTAGATTCGTTTTACATTCCGTCTTGGAAAAAAACATACTTAGTTAAAAACGAGGATACACCTTTAAAAGGTTATAGTCTATTTTTTTCGGAAGAATGCGATTTTTCAGAGCAATTAAAAGATACATTTACAGAAAGACAATCTGACCTTTTAATTGTAAAGCGTGGAAATGCATTTTTAAGGATTTCAGAAAAATATTACGAAATCAATCCAAACGATCCCAACGATTACAAACAGTTGTTTGCGGATCTGGAAAACAGGGAAATCGTTCCGGAATACATCCTTTACAATTGGAAAAGCAGGGAAAACATGACCTTCAGCGACAAGGTCAGCCTGGATGAAAATGTTTTAGGGTTTTATTGCATCCAAAATATACTGAAAGGTCTTATTGCAACCGACAGGTTAAAAAATAGCAAGATTATTTTATTGACAGAAGCCTTATACCAGGTTGTAAATACTGAGTATATTTCAACGGAGCATGCCATTACAAGCGGATTACTTAAAGTTATCAGCCAGGAAATGCCTTCGGTTTTTGCCTGTATTGTTGATATAGACCTGAATGAAAAGAAGCATTGGGCTACTTTATCTGAATCGATATATAATGAAGTAAAATACAACAATACCGATAAAACCGTAGCTCTGAGAAATAGTGCCAGATGGGTTCAATATATAGAAGACATACAAATCAAGAAGCGGGAAAGTACAAAATTAAAAGAAAAAGGAGTATATCTTATTACCGGCGGTTTGGGACATATGGGGTACACTATTGCCAGTCATTTGCTGGAGCACTACAATGCGAATCTTATTCTTATCGGAAGGACAGCTTTGCCAGTTGAAAGCGAATGGACAGACGCATTGTTAGAAAATAACTCCAAAGCATACCGCTTGAACCAACTTCTGAAAAAGAGTAGCAATGTCGCTTATTTTTGTGCCGATATTAATAATCAAAGCAGATTTGAAACATGCATGGCAGCTGCTGAAGCTAAATTCGGTCCGGTGAATGGTGTCATTCATACGGCAGGAATATTACACAGTGACTATTTCATGCATTGTGACAAGATCGACATCGCAAAGGCGCTAGAGCAAATTGCTCCGAAACTTCACGGTACCAAAACATTGTATTCGTATTTTAAAGATAGGGATCTTGATTTTGCCTGGTTATCGTCAAGCCTGTCTTCTTTTTTAGGAGGAATGGGAATTGTTTCTTATTGTTCGGGCAATATTTTTATGGATACTTTTGTTACACAACAGGCAAAAGAAAGCCCGAATTGGATCAGCGTGAATTTAGATTACCTGAATTTTAATGATCAAAAAGAAAAAAAATCGATCAATAAGAATGAATTGATTGAAGCGTTCGAAGCCAGCTTGGAATTAGACGGCATAAATCAGGTGATTGTAGCAAAAGGAAATATCCATGAAAGATTTAAAAAGTATGTTCTTGATAAATTAGAAATCGAATCGGATTCTGTGGAGGTTGAAAAGTCGAAAGTCAACAGGAATTCTATTACAAGTCACTATATTGAGCCGTCATCGGATACAGAGATCAGGCTTTTGGAGATCTGGAGCAGCTTCCTGAACATCAATAATATAGGAGTTGTAGACGATTTTTTCGAACTGGGAGGAGATTCATTAAAAGGAATGGGCTTGCTGAAACTGATTATGAACGAGTTTGGCGTTAAAATAAACCTTGTAGAACTTTTCGACAATCCGAGCATTAAAACTTTAGCCTTTAAAATTGACAAAGAACTTTCTGCAGCTCAAAAAGGTCAGAAAGGAGAAAAAAATATAATCATTTAA